The following nucleotide sequence is from Chitinivibrionales bacterium.
CAATTATGAAGTCCAACATTCCGAGACCGGAGTTGTCCGGTATGAGTAAAATAACCCTGATAAACAATTATCACAGGAACAGGTAATGCACCATAAAAGGTCAATCACAACAGCCCTGAAATTGACCGGCTTGCTTTTTTGCTCTGCCCTTACCTTCCTGTGCAGTGACGAATACAATCCCTTTTCGGATATGTCGCATGCCAAGGCCCATGTTGTTTCAAAAACATTCGGCACCTACGACGAAGGTGATTCGGTTTCTATTTTTACCTCAGAAACATTATTCATTGTTATTGCTTTAAAAGAAAAGGTCGATTCGTGTGTTGTTCATATACCAAACAGCCGCTTCGAGTCCCGCCGGGTAATACCTTCACCCCCTGCCGAAAAAGTTTCTGCGGCGCTTTATCCCGTGGCTTTTTCACTTATAGATACCGGAATATTTACAATTACCATTACCACTTGTCGCTCAAGCGGCCGGAATGTCATTGACGAACTGGTTGTCCGTGCAGCAACGCCCCTTTCACAAGATCCTGTTGACGCATATACTGGTATGCCCATTACCCTCAACACCGGATCAGTGGGAGATCCTGATGTCTGGTATCACTGGCAATTTGATTCGCTGAATCATCTCAAAATCAGCTCTCCCCATGCAAGTGTCGATACTGTTCTTCCTGTAATAACCAACCCCTCAGGCTCTGGATTTCTCTGGGTTTCTGATTTGAAAAACAGTGCAGCATCACAAAAAATCCCCTTCACCTACTCCCTGAACGATACTGTCCCTCCGATAATCCAGATACCAGCGGCGCCAAACGATACCATTACCACCGGAGATTCAATTGTCGGTATTACCGCGGTGGTTGAAGATCCCGGTGGAGGACTTATTTCGAGAGTAACCTTTAATGGAATACGATATGATAATGTGGGTAGAAATTCCTATGAAAAAACCTTTCATGACTTTACCGCTCATACCGTAGAAAATCCTTTAGCGATAAAAATCAAGGCGTCGGATTATTTCGGAAACTCCATCGAAAAAACATGTCACCTTGTTTATGATCCTTCATTACCTGCGGTAGGCGGAATGAAACTCAAATTTCTATCACCACCCAGTGATTCACAAACTACTGCCTCATCCAGAAAATTCATTATCGGCAGAGTCATTGATATCACCCGCGATTCTGTGAACGTATCACTCCGGCTCCGCCATAACCATTCACTCCACGATGATGTTCAGACAATTAAAGGTAATAAAAACCAGGAATGGCAATGGCACCTGACACTTGCAGAAGGGCTTAATAATATTACAATATCGGCACTTGATAACATTTCCAATAAAACCCATGACTCCTCTATAGTAATTTTTTATCAACCCGACGACCGGATGGATTCCGATCCTCCGGTTATAGCCGATGTCCAGGCCGATGGGAAATATGCCGATAATTCACATACCACAAAAGATTCAGTTAAGTTTAAAGTAATCGCATTCGATGATCATTCGGGTATCGAGACGGTTACAATCCATGGTAACACTATCGAACCCGATTCAAAGAATTATTACCTTTATGAAACCAGTATTGCCCTCGAAAAAAACGGCGGTAACAGTATTTCAGTGACTGCCCGGGACAGCTCGGGTCATACAAAAGAAATAAGCGTGGTCATTTTTAAAAACAATCCTCCTCAAGTTATTGATTCTCTCCATCCACCGGTACCGTTGCGTGTCGGCGACCACTATATCGATACGCTGGTCGCCACCGATCAGGACAACGATTCGATACATATTGAGGCTATCGATATACCGGAAGGCCTGATCTTTACCGACGGTATCATAGAATGGACTCCAACAAATACGAACATAGGAAATCATATCCTGAGGTTTGATATTTTTGACGGCACCGAATATGTTTCCTATGAATGCACTCTTGAGGTTGTTTCAAAAGAGAATCATCCCTGCTCTTTGTCTGTGACGCCAACCAACGGCATCCTGTTCGATAATACCCTTTCTCTCTCTGATACCCTTTCATCGGAAATTTTATTTTTTGATATCATCGATCAAGACCATTTGAATACCGAAGACTATACAATCACAATCAAATACAACAACGTTACCACAATACGATCGATCGATTCGACACGATTTACCATAACCCTCAATCCTACGGAAGCCGATCGGCAAAACGAATCACTCACAGTAATATGCTCCGATCTCTCGACGGTTCCCGACACTCTGGCCCTGAATATCAACTACGTTCCGGCTAATAACCCCTGTTCCCTTTCGGTTCGGTCGGCATTGGGTCTGCTCGATAACGATACTCTCTCTATCGATATAGGTTCAACTCCCGACACCCTGATTTATACCATCCATGATAACGATCTGACGGGTTCCGATCAGTACCACCTTACCATAAAGAGACAATCGGGGCCAGACGTTCAAACGTTTACCGATAGTCAAACAAGCAGAACCTGTAAGGTTACCCTAGAAACAGACAATTTGCAGGAATCCACCGAGACCATTACGGTAATTTGCAGCGATCGTTCCGG
It contains:
- a CDS encoding DUF2341 domain-containing protein; translation: MHHKRSITTALKLTGLLFCSALTFLCSDEYNPFSDMSHAKAHVVSKTFGTYDEGDSVSIFTSETLFIVIALKEKVDSCVVHIPNSRFESRRVIPSPPAEKVSAALYPVAFSLIDTGIFTITITTCRSSGRNVIDELVVRAATPLSQDPVDAYTGMPITLNTGSVGDPDVWYHWQFDSLNHLKISSPHASVDTVLPVITNPSGSGFLWVSDLKNSAASQKIPFTYSLNDTVPPIIQIPAAPNDTITTGDSIVGITAVVEDPGGGLISRVTFNGIRYDNVGRNSYEKTFHDFTAHTVENPLAIKIKASDYFGNSIEKTCHLVYDPSLPAVGGMKLKFLSPPSDSQTTASSRKFIIGRVIDITRDSVNVSLRLRHNHSLHDDVQTIKGNKNQEWQWHLTLAEGLNNITISALDNISNKTHDSSIVIFYQPDDRMDSDPPVIADVQADGKYADNSHTTKDSVKFKVIAFDDHSGIETVTIHGNTIEPDSKNYYLYETSIALEKNGGNSISVTARDSSGHTKEISVVIFKNNPPQVIDSLHPPVPLRVGDHYIDTLVATDQDNDSIHIEAIDIPEGLIFTDGIIEWTPTNTNIGNHILRFDIFDGTEYVSYECTLEVVSKENHPCSLSVTPTNGILFDNTLSLSDTLSSEILFFDIIDQDHLNTEDYTITIKYNNVTTIRSIDSTRFTITLNPTEADRQNESLTVICSDLSTVPDTLALNINYVPANNPCSLSVRSALGLLDNDTLSIDIGSTPDTLIYTIHDNDLTGSDQYHLTIKRQSGPDVQTFTDSQTSRTCKVTLETDNLQESTETITVICSDRSGMSDTVTVTVLYHQGILSQKIRLNTTASGANITSTITSFPVLVRLDSSNFDFSEANRDGTNIWFIDDSGDTLYYAVEMFDSSAQKGVLWVLVDSIYGNDDNQYMTMHYGKPSPVDYSPSSIFLYGDGFAGVWHLNETNSSGGANLETPDASSNSRDGILNGLLEDDNVVDGYCGNAVRFHGGNGTDGDWIDLGDYSAYRLEDHTISFWMNAVNTPQSGDWDYLEKLFCKGNQQIEFTWGHIEPEHTKSYQIRLNSNEWASVRTSETLHSNTWYLIHCTLTSGELMRLYVNGELKAQTSIQGFGDIASGAFALGGDAYDNGYYFNGIIDEFRFSSAVRSSEWIRLEYENQRKDGSFLIFE